Within the Novosphingobium sp. SL115 genome, the region CTGGCCCCCGCCGTGCCCCATGCTGACGAACACGCAGGCAAGACTGCCACCGCCAAGCGTGCTGACGTGGCGCAATGGCTGGTTGACCAAGGGCTTGATGCAGCGGTCATAACCGCACTCGATTCGGTGGCGTGGCTGTTAAACATTCGCGGGGCCGATGTGGACCGCACGCCTGTCGCCCTGTCGTTCGTCATCGCCCATGCCGATGGTACGGCAGACCTGTTCATCGCGCCGGAAAAGGTCACGCCCGATCTTGTCGCACATCTGGGCAATGCCGTGCGGGTCTGCCCGCGTGATGCTTTCGTGCCTGCGCTGGAAGCGTTGAAAGGCCTCAAGGTGGCGGTTGATCCCGAACGCGCCGTGGCCGCCATCTTCCATGCTCTGACAGGAGCGGGGGCGCAGATCGTGCCGCTGACAGATCCGGTGGTCCTGCCCAAAGCGGTAAAAAATCCCGCCGAACAGGCGGGGCATCGCGCGGCACAGGCGCGCGATGGCGCGGCGGTTTCACGCTTCCTGCGCTGGATCGCGGTTGAAGCGCCCAAAGGCGGTGTGACCGAACTTTCCGCCGCTGACCGGCTTCAGGCCTTCCGCGCAGAAGGTGGCCTGCTGAAAGACCTGTCTTTCGACACCATTTCGGGCGCTGGTCCCAACGGCGCGGTAGTGCATTATCGCGTTACCGAGGAAACCAGCCGCACGCTTGAACCCAACAGCGTCTATCTCGTTGATTCAGGCGGTCAGTATGTTGACGGCACCACCGATATCACCCGTACCGTATGGGTCGGGCCTGATGCCGCGCCTGCGCAAGTGAAGGATCGCTTCACCCGCGTTTTGAAAGGTCACATTGCGCTGGCTTGCGCGGTGTTTCCCAAAGGCACGGCGGGCAGCCAACTGGACAGTTTTGCCCGCCAGTTCCTGTGGGTTGCCGGGCTGGACTATGCCCACGGCACCGGCCACGGCGTGGGCAGCTTCCTGTCAGTGCATGAAGGGCCGCAGCGCATTGCCAAGGCTGCGGGTGGGCAGGCAGGCACCGGGCAGGCGCTGATGCCGGGCATGATCCTTTCGAACGAGCCGGGCTACTACAAGACGGGCGAATACGGTATCCGTATCGAAAATCTGGTGCTGGTCGAACAGCGTGAAATTGTCGGAGGAGAAGGCGAATTCTATGGCTTTGAAACCCTGACATTCGTGCCGATCGATCGTGCCCTGATTGATATCGCACTGCTTTCCCCCGCTGAGCGCCAGTGGCTCGACAGCTATCACGCGCAGACCCATGCGTTGCTCGCGCCGCAACTTGTGGGCGATGATCTGACGTGGCTCGACGCCATGTGCGCGCCCTTGCCGGTGTAACAGTGTTCACATATTGTTCTTATGTTCTGATTCGGGATTAAGGAGAATTATAATGATCGGATATGTGACACTGGGAACCAGCGATCTCGCGCGCGGGGCCAAATTCTATGATGCCATTGCCGCCGAAATGGGCGTGGGGCGGATGATGGAATGGGAAACCAGCATCGCATGGGGTGAACCGGGCGGTGCTGCGGGCATTGCCATCATCAAGCCGTTCGACGGTAACGAAGCAACCGTGGGTAATGGCGTAATGGTAGCGCTTGAAGCGAAGGATGCAGGCCAGGTTGATCGCCTGCACGAAATCGCGCTGGCCAATGGCGGCACCTGCGAAGGCGCGCCGGGGCCGCGCGGCGACGGTGGTTTCTATGCGGCCTATTTCCGCGATCCCGATGGCAACAAGCTCAACGCCTTTATCATGGGTTGATGCGTCGTGCCGGGGCGTTGCCTTGCGCAAAAGTGAACGCCCCGGTCCCGGTGCGACAATTTGAGACAAATTTCCGGTGCTATCGGCATAGTCCCGCGACAATGCACGCCTAGATAGAGTTCATAGGAACTGCGGTCGCCCCCATCCAGTCCCCCTGGGCAAGGCCTTCCCTCCCCCTCTCCTTGCCAAATGGCGGGTGGCCGCAGTCTCCTCTTTTCTCCTGCTCATGGAGCACCGGACATGAAAAAGTTTCAACTTGCTGCGGCGGCTGCCGTCGTGGCGACCGCCTCAATGGCCCTCTATGCTGCCTCGCCTGCTGCGGCTCAGAAGATGGACGCCGATGGCGACAAGACCATCACCTGGGTCGAAGCCAAGGCCAAGGCTGATGCCATGTGGGCCAAACTTGATGTCAACAAGGACGGCAAGCTGGATCAGGCTGATCGCGCCGCCAAAATGGCCGAGCGCTTTGCCGATATTGATACCGACAAGAACGGTTCGATCAGCCGCGAAGAATTTGCCGCCCATCATCAGCAGATGAAGGATGGCCCGATGCGCGGTGATAAGCCTGGTATGCCCCCTGCTGGCGCCGGTATGGATCATGGCAAGATGGGCCACGGCAAAATGGGGCATGGTAAGATGGGTGGTCGCGGCCATCACATGATGGGTGGCGGCATGCACATGATGGGCATGGCCGACACCAACAAGGACGGCACTGTCACGCGCGCCGAATTTGACGCGGGCGTGAAAGCCCATTTCGACAAAGCTGATGCAAACAAGGACGGTAAGGTGTCGCCTGAAGAACGCCGCGCCGCCATGAAAGACATGATGGGCAAGATGCGTGGTCCCCGTCCTGGTGGCGCGCCTGGTGCAATGGGTGATGGACCTCCGCCCCCGCCTCCGGCTAACTGAATGCCATGAACGATACGCCTATCCGCATACTTCTGGTCGATGACGAACCGGCCCTGCGCGAACCCCTGGCGGACTATCTTGTCCGGCAGGGGTTTGTCGTAACCCAGGCCGGCACTGCTGCCGAAGCGCGCAGCCGCCTGCTTGAAGCCGGGTGCGATCTGGTCCTGCTCGACATCATGATGCCGGGCGAAGATGGTCTGTCGCTGTGCCGACATCTGGTGGAAACGCGACGTCTGCCGGTCATCTTCATCACCGCCAAGGGCGAATCGACCGACCGCATCATCGGGCTTGAAATCGGCGCGGACGATTATGTGGTAAAGCCGTTCGACCCGCGCGAACTGATCGCTCGCATCCGCTCGGTTCTTCGCCGCGCGACCAAGCAATCCAGCGAAATTTCCGATGCGGTCATTTATGAATTCGAGACGTGGCGGCTCGATCCGCTCAAGCGGCGGCTGACCGATGCCGATGGCGCGATCATCGCCATTTCCTCTGCTGAATTCCGCCTGCTCATGGCCTTCCTCGATCATCCCCGGCAGGTGCTGGACCGCGACCGTCTGCTGGACATGGTGCAGGGCCGCGAAGCCCACCTGTTCGACCGCGCGGTCGACAACCAGATTTCGCGTCTGCGCCGCAAGATTGAAGTCGACAGCCGCAATCCGCAATTGATCCAGACAGTATGGGGCGGGGGCTACATGCTGGCCGCCGAAGTGCGCAAACGCGCCATCACCCCGGACGAGGCCTGATCCGCATGGCCGTTCCCCGTTTTCGTCCGGTGTTGTGGCCGCGCAGCCTGCAAGGTCAGGTTCTGCTGGCCATCGCACTGGCATTGCTGATTGCGCAGACCATTTCGGCGGTATTGATCTGGCGTGAACAAAGCCATCGGCGTGAATCGGGCATGGTCAGCGCGGCGGCATTCAAATTGCTTGGCCCTCCGCACCGTCAGCATCGCGTGCGGCGCGACCGCGAGGATGATACTCCGCCGCCGTTCAAGCTGGAAACCAGCGACGCTTCGCCTCGTCTGCCCCACGAAAAGCGCCTGTCGCGGGTGGAACATGAACTGGCTGAGGTGCTTGCCTCGCAAAGCTTTGACGCTGCCGAGGTGGTGGTGTTCGAACGGCACCCCATGCAAGATCCCGATAGCGTGCGCTTCATGCGCCGCCATCAGCGTGAATTGGCCGTGTTCTCGAATGAACCGATGCCGCGCCTTGTCATCGCGGCCATTCGGCAGAACAGCGGGAAATGGATATCGACGCGGGTCTATGCCGAAGGCGGCGACATGCGCGTGCTTGCTCCGCTGGTGGCGCAGACCATCGTGCTTTATCTGGTGCTGTTCGGCGCAATGGCCGTGATCCTGCGCCGCATTGCACGCCCGCTAAAGGCGCTGACCCGCCGGGTTGAAGATTTTGCGGGCAACCGCCTGTTGGAAGGCCAATTGCAGCCCGAAGGGCCGGACGATATCAAGGGCCTGATAACCGCGCACAATGCCATGGAGGCGCGCATCGCAGCCATGCTTGATGAGAAGGACGTCATGCTTGGCGCCATCGGGCATGATCTGAAGACGCCACTGGCGGCCCTTCGCGTGCGGATAGAGGCCGTTGAGGACGATGCTGAGCGCGCGCGCATGGCCGCGACGATCGAAGATATCAACCGTTCGCTTGACGATATTCTGTCGCTTGCCCGCGTTGGCCGTCCCTCCGATCCTCTTGAACCGACAGAGCTTTCCGCGCTGGTCGCTGATGTCATTGGCGAGTTCGAGGATATGGGCGAGCCGGTGGAACTGGGCGAAACCGAACGCATGGTCATGTCGCTGCGCGCCACATGGCTGCGCCGCGCCTTACGCAATCTGGTGTCCAACGCGATGCGATATGGCGAACGCGCGCGGGTTTCGCTGCTGCGTGACGGGCGCACCGCCGTTCTTTCCATCGAAGACGATGGCCCCGGGATTCCCGAAAACGAAATCGCCCGGATGATGGAGCCATTCACCCGGCTTGAGGCATCGCGCAATAGCGGAACCGGCGGAACCGGCCTTGGCCTGACGCTTGCCCGCGCCATTGCCGATCAGCATGGCGGCACGCTGACACTGGTCAATCGCCGCAATCGGACAGGTGCCATCGTCGGACTGACCGCCACTGTCCGGCTTCCGCTGGGCTGAAGATAGGTCGCGCTGGGTGGCGGTTCATTCCTCACTCATCGCTGGCACGATACCGTCAATCGACGTTTGTCGGTGCGCGAATGTCGTTTGTCGAAAGGACTCGCGTGCCTGCAGGATGGTTGCTAGCGCAACCAAACTTCATTGCGCCGGGGAGTTTCGATCAGCATGCGTCCCATTTCACTTGTTTCAGCGCTCGCACTTTCCGTTGCCAGCCTGTCTGTTCCCGCGATTGCACAGAATGCTTCGGTGAACCCGTCTGCGGCGGCAGGCGTCCATACCGATCTGCCGCGCGTTGCGCACCCTTCGCACTATACCATCGCGATCACGCCTGATGCCGCGAACCTGACGTTTGCAGGCACGTCGTCGGTCGATCTTGAAGTTACCGAGGCGACGCCGTTCCTCACGCTCCATGCGCTTGATCTCAAGATTTCGTCGGCCACGCTGACGCCTGCAGGTGGCACGGCAATGCCGGTAACCATCACGATGGACCCCGCCAGCCAGACCGCGAAGTTTGCCGCTGCCCAGCCGCTCAGCCCCGGCAAATACCGTCTCGATACGGTCTATTCCGGCATTATCAATACGCAGGCCAATGGCCTGTTCGCGCTCGATTACCCTGACAAGATCACGGGCAAGGAGGTGCGCGGCCTGTTCACACAGTTCGAAGCGCCTGATGCGCGTCGCTTTGCCCCGATGTTCGACGAACCGATTTATAAGGCGACGTTCGATCTGTCCGCCGTGGTTCCGTCAAGCCAGATGGCCGTGGGCAACATGCCCGCCCTCAAGGAAGAAGATCTGGGCAAAGGCCTGAAGCGCGTAACCTTTGGCACCAGTCCCAAAATGTCGTCCTACCTGCTGTTCTTCGCGCTGGGCGATTTTGAACGCATGGCCAAGGAGGCCGCGCCCGGCGTGCAGGCGGGTATCGTCAGCCCCAAAGGCAGCGGCGAACAGGCGCGGTTCGCGCTCGACGAACTGGCTCCGCTGATCCCGTTCTATGCCGATTACTTCGGCCAGCCCTATCCGCTGCCCAAGCTGGATAACGTGGCCGCACCCGGCCAGTCGCAGTTCTTTTCGGCCATGGAAAACTGGGGCGGCATCCTGACGTTCGAGCGGATCTTGCTGAACGATCCGGCGATCACCAGTGCGGCGGCCCGTCAGAACATCGTCACCACGCAGGCGCACGAAGTGGCGCACCAGTGGTTCGGCAACCTAGTCACCATGGCGTGGTGGGAAGACCTGTGGCTGAACGAAGGCTTTGCCAGCTGGATGGAAACCAAGGCGACCGACCATTTCCACCCCGACTGGTTCCCGCTGCTGGAGCGTGTGAACGGGCGCGAAGCGGCAATGGGGCTGGACGGTTTCAAGACCACGCACCCCATCGTGCAGGAAATCAAGACAGTTGACGAAACCAATCAGGCTTTCGACGCGATCACCTATCAAAAGGGTGAAGCGGTCATTTCCATGCTGGAAGCCTTTGCCGGTGAAGGCGTGTGGCGCGATGGTCTGCGGGCCTACATGCGCGATCACAAGTTCGGCAATACCCGCTCGCAGGATCTGTGGCAGGCGGTGGAAAAGGCAGGCGCGCCGGGGCTTACTTCAGTCGCCATGGACTTTACCACCAAGCCCGGCATCCCGCTGGTCAAGGTGACGGGCATGACCTGCAAGAAGGGTGTGGCTACGGTCATGCTCGAACAGGGCGAATTCAGCATTGACCGCAAGGCTGATGTGACGGCCAAGCCGCAGGCGTGGAAGGTGCCATTGCTGGTGGCAAGCGGCAGCGGTGAACCGGTGCGCACCGTGCTTGACGGCGGCAAGGCAACCGTCACCGTCAATGGCTGCGGTCCTATCGTTATCAACGCGGGCCAGCTTGGCTACTACCGCTCGCTTTACACGCCCAAGATGCTGGCCGACCTCAAGACCGCGATGCCGGGCCTTAAGCCTGTCGACCAGATGGGGCTGATCGCTGACAGCCTTGCGCTGTCGACCAGCGGCTATCAGCCGTTTGCGCCGTCGTTCGATCTGCTTGCGGCGGTTCCGGGTAATGCAAACCCGGTGGTGGCGGGCAATGCCTTCGATGATTTCGTTGGCGCCTGGCGTGCGCTGGAAAAAGACCCTGCGGCCCAGAAGAGGCTCGCCGCGCGGGTGGCCACGACATACAAGCCGCGCCTGAAAGCGCTGGGTTTTGAACCCAAGGCCAATGAAAGCCTGCCCGATGCGGACCTTCGTGCCACGCTGATCGGCGGTTTTGGCACGATGGGCGATGCCGAAGTCGTGGCCGAAGCGCGCCGCCGCTTTGCCGCGCTCGAAGCGAACCCGAAAGCGCTCGACGGCCCGCTGAAGACCACCTGGATGAACATCGTTGCCCGCAACGCTACCAAGGCGGACTGGGACGCGATCCGCAAGATGGCAGCCGCTTCCAACAGCGCAGTCGAGCGTCAGTTCCTTTACACTCTGCTGGGCCGTCCGGCGGATGCCGCCCTGGCCAGTGCCGCGCGCGATCTGGCGATGACCGATGGGCCAGGCAAGACCACCAGCGCTGCCATGATCGTGGCGTCAGCGGGTCTGCACCCCGATGCAACGTATGACTTTGCCGTGGCCAACCGCGCCAAGGTGGAAGAACTGGTCGATGCGCAAAGCCGCGTGACCTTCATCGCCAGCCTTGGCCGCGCGTCGAACGATCCGGCGATGATCGGCAAACTGGAAGCGTTCAAGGCCAGCGTCCCGGCTGAAGCGGCCCGCCCGGTTGATCGCGTGATCGGCGGTTTGACGGAAAAGGCCAAGGCGCGGCCCCTGTTCGTCAAGGGCCTGTCCGACTGGTTGAACGCAAAGAAGAAGTAAGCAGATCAGGCCCCCTCCTCACACCAAGGAGGGGGCCTTTTTTAGATCAGCGCAACAGCCCGCCCAACACACCGCGCGCAAAACGGCCAAAGGCTTCGCCGCCGATGGAGGTGGCGATCGATCCGACCACGGCGGTTACCCCCGAAGCCACTGGCGCCGCGCGTGATTTCTTGCCGGTGATCTGCGCCGCGATGACAGCTCCTGCCGAAGAAGCCACCGCGCCTGCCGCCGCCTTTCCGGCGCGCTCCCACATCGATGGCGTCTTCCGGGCAGAAGCGCGCTGCTTCTCCTCGCCTTCA harbors:
- a CDS encoding aminopeptidase P family protein, coding for MHTHEARLDALRKQLVKQGLDGFVIPISDEHMSEYVGAYAQRLEWLTGFGGSAGTAVVLANEAAIFVDGRYTLQVRDQVDGALWSYQSVPQSSVAAWLGEHAPEGATIGYDAWLHAKGWADGVADALKLRGATLRPVAANPVDAVWADQPAPSLAPAVPHADEHAGKTATAKRADVAQWLVDQGLDAAVITALDSVAWLLNIRGADVDRTPVALSFVIAHADGTADLFIAPEKVTPDLVAHLGNAVRVCPRDAFVPALEALKGLKVAVDPERAVAAIFHALTGAGAQIVPLTDPVVLPKAVKNPAEQAGHRAAQARDGAAVSRFLRWIAVEAPKGGVTELSAADRLQAFRAEGGLLKDLSFDTISGAGPNGAVVHYRVTEETSRTLEPNSVYLVDSGGQYVDGTTDITRTVWVGPDAAPAQVKDRFTRVLKGHIALACAVFPKGTAGSQLDSFARQFLWVAGLDYAHGTGHGVGSFLSVHEGPQRIAKAAGGQAGTGQALMPGMILSNEPGYYKTGEYGIRIENLVLVEQREIVGGEGEFYGFETLTFVPIDRALIDIALLSPAERQWLDSYHAQTHALLAPQLVGDDLTWLDAMCAPLPV
- a CDS encoding VOC family protein, with product MIGYVTLGTSDLARGAKFYDAIAAEMGVGRMMEWETSIAWGEPGGAAGIAIIKPFDGNEATVGNGVMVALEAKDAGQVDRLHEIALANGGTCEGAPGPRGDGGFYAAYFRDPDGNKLNAFIMG
- a CDS encoding EF-hand domain-containing protein, with protein sequence MKKFQLAAAAAVVATASMALYAASPAAAQKMDADGDKTITWVEAKAKADAMWAKLDVNKDGKLDQADRAAKMAERFADIDTDKNGSISREEFAAHHQQMKDGPMRGDKPGMPPAGAGMDHGKMGHGKMGHGKMGGRGHHMMGGGMHMMGMADTNKDGTVTRAEFDAGVKAHFDKADANKDGKVSPEERRAAMKDMMGKMRGPRPGGAPGAMGDGPPPPPPAN
- a CDS encoding response regulator → MNDTPIRILLVDDEPALREPLADYLVRQGFVVTQAGTAAEARSRLLEAGCDLVLLDIMMPGEDGLSLCRHLVETRRLPVIFITAKGESTDRIIGLEIGADDYVVKPFDPRELIARIRSVLRRATKQSSEISDAVIYEFETWRLDPLKRRLTDADGAIIAISSAEFRLLMAFLDHPRQVLDRDRLLDMVQGREAHLFDRAVDNQISRLRRKIEVDSRNPQLIQTVWGGGYMLAAEVRKRAITPDEA
- a CDS encoding sensor histidine kinase, translated to MAVPRFRPVLWPRSLQGQVLLAIALALLIAQTISAVLIWREQSHRRESGMVSAAAFKLLGPPHRQHRVRRDREDDTPPPFKLETSDASPRLPHEKRLSRVEHELAEVLASQSFDAAEVVVFERHPMQDPDSVRFMRRHQRELAVFSNEPMPRLVIAAIRQNSGKWISTRVYAEGGDMRVLAPLVAQTIVLYLVLFGAMAVILRRIARPLKALTRRVEDFAGNRLLEGQLQPEGPDDIKGLITAHNAMEARIAAMLDEKDVMLGAIGHDLKTPLAALRVRIEAVEDDAERARMAATIEDINRSLDDILSLARVGRPSDPLEPTELSALVADVIGEFEDMGEPVELGETERMVMSLRATWLRRALRNLVSNAMRYGERARVSLLRDGRTAVLSIEDDGPGIPENEIARMMEPFTRLEASRNSGTGGTGLGLTLARAIADQHGGTLTLVNRRNRTGAIVGLTATVRLPLG
- a CDS encoding M1 family metallopeptidase, yielding MRPISLVSALALSVASLSVPAIAQNASVNPSAAAGVHTDLPRVAHPSHYTIAITPDAANLTFAGTSSVDLEVTEATPFLTLHALDLKISSATLTPAGGTAMPVTITMDPASQTAKFAAAQPLSPGKYRLDTVYSGIINTQANGLFALDYPDKITGKEVRGLFTQFEAPDARRFAPMFDEPIYKATFDLSAVVPSSQMAVGNMPALKEEDLGKGLKRVTFGTSPKMSSYLLFFALGDFERMAKEAAPGVQAGIVSPKGSGEQARFALDELAPLIPFYADYFGQPYPLPKLDNVAAPGQSQFFSAMENWGGILTFERILLNDPAITSAAARQNIVTTQAHEVAHQWFGNLVTMAWWEDLWLNEGFASWMETKATDHFHPDWFPLLERVNGREAAMGLDGFKTTHPIVQEIKTVDETNQAFDAITYQKGEAVISMLEAFAGEGVWRDGLRAYMRDHKFGNTRSQDLWQAVEKAGAPGLTSVAMDFTTKPGIPLVKVTGMTCKKGVATVMLEQGEFSIDRKADVTAKPQAWKVPLLVASGSGEPVRTVLDGGKATVTVNGCGPIVINAGQLGYYRSLYTPKMLADLKTAMPGLKPVDQMGLIADSLALSTSGYQPFAPSFDLLAAVPGNANPVVAGNAFDDFVGAWRALEKDPAAQKRLAARVATTYKPRLKALGFEPKANESLPDADLRATLIGGFGTMGDAEVVAEARRRFAALEANPKALDGPLKTTWMNIVARNATKADWDAIRKMAAASNSAVERQFLYTLLGRPADAALASAARDLAMTDGPGKTTSAAMIVASAGLHPDATYDFAVANRAKVEELVDAQSRVTFIASLGRASNDPAMIGKLEAFKASVPAEAARPVDRVIGGLTEKAKARPLFVKGLSDWLNAKKK